From one Desulfatiglans anilini DSM 4660 genomic stretch:
- a CDS encoding DsrE family protein, with protein sequence MGKHLGVFVTSDQHLDKLIDLCLAARRKDVEVSIFFTHTGTLLTQDPRFSELEGLAKMALCNVGFESHHLKPPVPGIDEKDYATQARHGELIEDCDRYIVF encoded by the coding sequence ATGGGCAAGCATCTCGGAGTCTTCGTCACTTCCGACCAGCATCTGGACAAGCTGATCGACCTGTGCCTCGCCGCCCGCCGGAAAGACGTGGAGGTCTCGATCTTTTTCACCCATACGGGCACCCTGCTCACGCAGGACCCCAGATTCAGCGAACTCGAAGGCCTCGCCAAGATGGCCCTGTGCAACGTCGGATTCGAGAGCCACCATCTGAAGCCGCCGGTTCCGGGCATCGACGAAAAGGACTACGCCACCCAGGCCAGGCATGGCGAGTTGATCGAGGACTGCGACCGTTACATCGTCTTCTAG
- a CDS encoding sulfurtransferase TusA family protein: MVDNVTPDQTLDCRGLSCPMPILKTKKLIGTMKSGQILEILGTDPGTRNDLPAFSKRSGNEYLGEKQDEGFSRFYIKVK; the protein is encoded by the coding sequence ATGGTAGACAACGTAACCCCCGACCAGACCCTCGATTGCCGCGGCCTAAGCTGCCCCATGCCGATCCTCAAGACCAAGAAGCTGATCGGCACGATGAAATCCGGCCAGATCCTCGAGATCCTCGGCACCGATCCCGGCACCCGCAACGACCTCCCCGCCTTCTCGAAGCGGTCCGGCAATGAATATCTGGGCGAAAAGCAAGATGAAGGATTCAGCCGTTTCTACATCAAAGTGAAGTAG
- a CDS encoding YeeE/YedE thiosulfate transporter family protein, translated as MSEERGNPVLVGILRRGYHAVFYENWPIWLGGVLIGIMSVITFAWARPWGVAGGLRNWGDWFFSAVGIYPFPTTSPVTATNSILTIGLLWGAFASALLSKQFALRMAPPLELAKGVVGGILMGVGAAMAGGCNVGGFYTALSALSLSGLAMMIGLFIGAYLGIRYLYWELEHLPSGSSGNAPAGEGDKGGLHLRDLSPYLGVLVLIGAVAASIAYSREALTREGGLLLCGLAFGIIIQRCRFCFVRGFRDPFMTGEGEVARAIALSLMISVVGFAALKWTGLREESVYVPQAFWFGGLVGGIIFGVGMVVAGGCGSGSVWRAGEGQIKLMIAVVFFALSTSLFKLWMMTSEGLNKIMGHRVFLPDFLTYRWTVILLLVFLFAYYVAATWNEETDAFTVEL; from the coding sequence ATGAGCGAGGAGAGAGGAAACCCGGTTCTTGTCGGCATCCTGAGGCGTGGCTACCATGCCGTTTTCTACGAAAACTGGCCTATCTGGCTGGGCGGAGTGCTCATCGGGATCATGAGCGTCATCACCTTTGCCTGGGCCAGGCCCTGGGGGGTGGCAGGCGGACTCCGCAACTGGGGCGACTGGTTTTTCAGTGCCGTAGGCATCTATCCCTTCCCCACCACCTCCCCCGTCACCGCCACCAACTCCATCCTGACCATAGGCCTTTTGTGGGGCGCCTTCGCATCGGCGCTCCTCTCGAAACAGTTCGCCCTGCGGATGGCCCCGCCGCTCGAACTGGCCAAAGGCGTCGTCGGAGGCATCCTCATGGGCGTGGGGGCCGCCATGGCAGGCGGGTGCAATGTCGGCGGCTTTTACACCGCCCTGAGCGCGCTGTCGCTGAGCGGCCTTGCCATGATGATCGGGCTCTTCATCGGCGCCTACCTGGGGATACGCTACCTTTACTGGGAACTGGAGCACCTGCCCTCGGGCTCGAGTGGAAACGCCCCGGCCGGCGAGGGAGATAAGGGCGGCCTCCATCTGCGCGATCTCTCCCCCTATCTGGGGGTCCTGGTGCTCATCGGAGCGGTCGCGGCATCCATCGCCTACAGCCGCGAGGCTCTTACCCGCGAGGGGGGCCTGCTCCTGTGCGGGCTGGCTTTTGGAATCATCATTCAACGCTGCCGCTTCTGCTTCGTGCGCGGCTTCAGAGACCCCTTCATGACGGGCGAAGGAGAGGTGGCTCGTGCCATCGCCCTGAGCCTCATGATCAGCGTCGTCGGCTTTGCGGCCCTCAAGTGGACCGGCCTGCGGGAGGAATCGGTCTACGTGCCCCAGGCCTTCTGGTTCGGGGGCCTCGTGGGCGGCATCATCTTCGGCGTCGGCATGGTGGTGGCGGGAGGCTGCGGCAGCGGCTCGGTCTGGCGCGCCGGTGAAGGCCAGATCAAACTCATGATCGCCGTGGTCTTCTTTGCGCTCTCGACCTCGCTTTTCAAGCTCTGGATGATGACATCGGAGGGCCTGAACAAAATCATGGGCCACCGCGTTTTCCTGCCTGATTTCCTGACGTACCGGTGGACCGTCATCCTGTTGCTGGTGTTTCTCTTCGCCTATTACGTAGCCGCTACCTGGAACGAGGAAACGGACGCCTTCACCGTCGAGTTGTAG